GCACTTCAGGAAATGTTTTCGACATACCTTGAGCTCTGCAAGGAAATACCTCAAGGGAACGCCTTGATCGAGCAATTGCCTGTCGTCGAGGTGGGGCGTGTCGGGATGTTTGCTCCAGGACGCGAATGTTAACATCTACCAACACATAGCCCATGACGAGAATTCATCGTCCGGCCAGATGAGCGGTCCGGGCGCTTGGAGCTTGACGAAAATCAAGGAAATGTTGGAGACTGAGCACAGCTTGGCGAGAAGCCCTTGTACTGGTATTGTCCGACCAAGGAACCGACCTTTGTCTTCAATATGCAG
The window above is part of the Deltaproteobacteria bacterium genome. Proteins encoded here:
- a CDS encoding type II toxin-antitoxin system HicB family antitoxin → MVTYTAKYLKIDSGYMDQCIEWPEVLTEGESLDECRAMLRDALQEMFSTYLELCKEIPQGNALIEQLPVVEVGRVGMFAPGREC